One window of Candidatus Deferrimicrobiaceae bacterium genomic DNA carries:
- a CDS encoding metalloregulator ArsR/SmtB family transcription factor: protein MKTTTKLFKALSDETRLRILKMLEARPLCVCEIQHVLKGSQPNVSHHLKTLSEAGLVESKKDGLWIDYRLPDKPASPLHAAVLSLMKKSLDGEQVIKKDHTLVKSVNRIEITLRR from the coding sequence TTGAAGACCACGACCAAACTGTTCAAGGCCCTGTCGGATGAGACGCGTCTCCGGATCCTGAAGATGCTCGAGGCACGGCCTTTATGCGTCTGCGAGATCCAGCACGTCCTCAAAGGATCGCAGCCCAACGTGTCGCACCACCTGAAGACCCTATCCGAGGCCGGGCTCGTCGAATCCAAGAAGGACGGCCTTTGGATCGATTACCGACTCCCCGACAAGCCGGCGTCCCCGCTCCACGCGGCCGTGCTGTCCCTCATGAAGAAATCGCTCGACGGCGAACAGGTCATCAAGAAGGACCATACCCTCGTCAAGAGCGTGAACCGGATCGAGATCACCCTTCGGAGATAG
- a CDS encoding arsenate reductase ArsC, with amino-acid sequence MAKGKAKGSREGRKTVLFLCTGNACRSQMAEGWAKALKSEEIEVFSAGVAPCYVHPTAIRIMAEAGVDISGQYSKHVEEMDGIRFDYIVTLCDHAGKVCPYHPGLGKRVHRPFEDPVYARGTEEQVLARFRDVRDQIRRFVEGMPENLEDPAGEG; translated from the coding sequence ATGGCGAAGGGGAAAGCGAAAGGGTCGCGCGAGGGGCGCAAAACCGTGCTCTTCCTGTGCACCGGGAACGCCTGCCGCAGCCAGATGGCCGAGGGGTGGGCGAAGGCGCTGAAATCGGAGGAGATCGAGGTCTTTTCCGCCGGAGTCGCGCCGTGCTACGTCCATCCGACGGCGATCCGGATCATGGCGGAGGCGGGGGTCGACATCTCCGGGCAATACTCCAAGCACGTGGAGGAGATGGACGGAATCCGCTTCGACTACATCGTGACGCTTTGCGACCACGCCGGCAAGGTGTGCCCCTACCACCCCGGCCTCGGGAAGCGGGTCCACCGTCCGTTCGAGGACCCCGTCTACGCGCGCGGGACGGAGGAGCAGGTGCTCGCCCGCTTCCGGGACGTCCGGGACCAGATCCGCCGTTTCGTCGAGGGGATGCCGGAGAATCTCGAGGACCCCGCGGGGGAAGGGTGA